In a genomic window of Erigeron canadensis isolate Cc75 chromosome 5, C_canadensis_v1, whole genome shotgun sequence:
- the LOC122602189 gene encoding protein GL2-INTERACTING REPRESSOR 1-like produces the protein MINHSESRSFVTRDLLNNHNSCKQLQLPEFKPEKHYFKKSMLQDLNQPPEPLNLLNDTSLDLKLVSISSSSPPPYTLGKVKFALERAEKEMITKKRSISTSSFKETKVDNEAYAAGCPSCLLYVLISRTNPKCPSCNMIVPSTTTIKKPRIDLSFTI, from the exons ATGATCAACCATTCTGAATCAAGGTCTTTCGTTACTCGTGACTTGCTCAACAATCATAATTCATGTAAACAATTGCAACTTCCTGAATTTAAg CCAGAAAAACATTATTTCAAGAAAAGCATGCTTCAAGATCTCAACCAACCACCCGAACCATTAAATTTGTTGAATGATACTAGCTTAGACCTTAAGCTTGTCTCTATAtcttcatcatcaccaccaccttaTACTCTTGGTAAAGTAAAATTTGCCCTTGAAAGAGCCGAAAAAGAGATGATCACCAAGAAACGTTCCATTTCAACGTCTtcattcaaagaaacaaaagttGATAATGAAGCTTATGCCGCTGGATGCCCAAGTTGCTTGCTTTATGTGCTTATATCTAGGACCAATCCCAAATGTCCTAGTTGTAACATGATCGTACCCTCTACTACAACTATCAAGAAGCCCCGGATCGATCTTAGCTTTACGATATGA